Proteins from one Penicillium digitatum chromosome 2, complete sequence genomic window:
- a CDS encoding ABC-2 type transporter family protein, producing MFMRSVLLGGAAALSASAMLVVPEMEPKVDIIEDGFVNVHPMLLEDVHHAVVDLPCFECPLRETNDEGVVSWTEGKPSSLSLEFSIEDNSLLANGRQIFPPAPPIPILAVQQNEEGEDSAPMPVGYALEIMPVVAPSDEPGYELLDIRFTVLDLETHPVPVDTVAIAVLQDSNGELFIARTEIENTAPASDRLSWKQCHGKAKCLQELLVSRIGGLLAGAKARVMGMAKAGRKSCHGKHNDNTMDRHEEGHDGMPFPPPPPFGEEGSGREKFGPGGYGHVHHGAFTRTFSRILHFIVVPAVLGVLAGLTASAIGMLVGQAVVFLWKRYRGTTASERKAAWEDGEACEKQGLMTIPRSSSEILPEYNEASEARGSLDKN from the exons ATGTTCATGCGCTCCGTCTTGCTGGGTGGCGCTGCTGCTCTAAGCGCCAGTGCCATGCTAGTCGTCCCCGAGATGGAACCTAAAGTCGATATTATTGAAGATGGATTTGTGAATGTTCACCCCATGCTTTTGGAAGATGTTCATCATGCGGTTGTTGACCTGCCCTGCTTTGAATGTCCTCTCCGTGAAACCAACGACGAAGGTGTTGTTAGCTGGacggagggcaagccatcATCTCTG TCTCTAGAATTCTCGATCGAAGACAACAGCCTGCTGGCCAACGGCCGCCAAATATTCCCACCGGCCCCGCCCATCCCAATTCTTGCTGTGCAACAAAATGAAGAGGGAGAGGACTCCGCTCCCATGCCGGTTGGATATGCGCTTGAAATCATGCCAGTGGTCGCACCATCTGATGAGCCCGGTTACGAACTCCTGGATATTCGATTCACTGTTCTCGACCTGGAGACCCACCCGGTCCCTGTCGATACCGTTGCGATCGCTGTTCTACAGGATTCCAACGGCGAGCTCTTCATCGCTCGGACAGAAATCGAAAACACCGCCCCTGCCTCCGATCGTTTGTCTTGGAAGCAGTGCCACGGCAAGGCCAAATGTCTGCAGGAACTTCTGGTCTCTCGCATCGGGGGTCTCTTGGCTGGCGCCAAGGCTCGTGTGATGGGCATGGCCAAAGCCGGCCGCAAGAGCTGCCATGGCAAACACAACGACAACACAATGGATCGCCACGAAGAAGGTCATGACGGTATGCCTTTCCCTCCCCCACCTCCTTTTGGGGAAGAGGGCTCTGGGCGTGAAAAGTTTGGCCCCGGCGGCTATGGCCACGTCCACCACGGCGCTTTCACCCGCACTTTCTCTCGCATTTTACACTTTATCGTAGTCCCCGCTGTTTTAGGTGTCCTGGCTGGATTGACTGCTAGTGCCATTGGCATGCTAGTCGGCCAGGCTGTGGTTTTCCTCTGGAAGCGCTACCGTGGCACCACTGCTTCGGAGCGCAAGGCCGCCTGGGAGGATGGCGAGGCATGTGAAAAGCAGGGCCTCATGACCATCCCTCGCTCCTCATCCGAGATACTTCCTGAATACAATGAGGCCTCTGAGGCCCGTGGATCACTCGATAAGAACTAA